The DNA segment CTACTCGCTCAGCTGGGCGCAGGACGAGACGCCCGACAAGGGGGAGATGAGCCGGGCAGTGGACGGGAGTCTGGAGGCGCTGGGGCTGGACGGCCACGAGGCGCTGATCGTCGCGCACGAGGACACGCGGCACCCGCATGTCCACGTGATCGCCAACCGTGTCGATCCGGAGACCGGGAAGGCGGCGACACTGGGCAACAGCAAGCTCCGGCTGTCGCGCTGGGCCGAGGGCTACGAGCGCGAACAGGGCCGGATTCGGTGCGAGAGGCGGGTCGAGAACAACGAGCGGCGGCGGGCGGGCCAGCAACTGCTTCGCCCCGCAGGGGAGCGGCCCCGACACTGGGCGCGCATCCGGCGCGAGGGCATGCAGCCTGGGCGGGCGCGGCGGACGAGGAAACCGCGCCGCGAGGATCAAATCAACATGGAGGCATGGCGGCATGGCGAGGCGGAGGCTTGGGAGGCGGTCGCGGACGGGCGCGAATCGAGCTTCCGGCACCTCGAGACCCGTGCGCGGAAGGAGTGGGCCGAGCTGCACAAGCGGCAGGAGGAGATGCGGCAGCGGCTAGACCGGGAGAGCCGCACCGTGCTGGGGCGGCTCCGGATCTGGCGGCTCGATCGCTCGCTCAGGGAACTGACCGGGGCGATCAGGGGCCGGGAGGACCTGGTCAAGGGCTGGCGCGAGGACCTCGACCGCTACCACAAGGGCGAGCGGGCTGAGTTGGGCAAGGCACACGGCGAGAGAGCCCAGGAGATCGAGCGCGGTTGGCGCAAGTTCTATCGAAGTAGGCTGGTGGACGCGGAGCGGAGCGCATGGGCGGTGCGGGAAAGGATGAGGGAGCGCTATGAGACAAGGGAGCGCGACCGGACCATCACCCGCATTGTTGTACCGCGACCACCCCGGCCCAGAGGCCCTGAGCGTGGCGGGGGTGGGTTCGAACGGTGAGCCCTGCCTCCACGGCCATCGCCAAGCGGATCGGTCGGAACGGCCCGATCCGGGCGGCTTTCGATGCATCTACGGGCTCCGGGATCACCCAGAATAGATGATCGCCGACCTGCGATGGGTACAGGTCGGGTGAGAATCGGGTCTCCTGCACAGCCTCGACGAGGAACTGGGGGATCCCGAAGCGGATCGCGACGGCGCAGGCTCGGGCCGACCATTTGGACTAGCTCCGGGCCGCAAAGGTCGAACACACCCAACAAAGGCACCGGAGCCTTGCCTTCACATCACGGTGAATCGCCGGATTCGGGCATAAGGGAGTCCCTGTTGCGCCTGTTCAGGAACTCTCGATAGCCACCGTCTGCCAAGACACAGAGCCAGCCCGCGTACATCTTGCGAATGCCCGCCCGGTTCATGATGGATACGCTGGTTGTTCTCCCGCCGCCGGGCTTCGGTGCGACGATCGCACCCCAGTCGGACTCCGTGAGAGCGCTGGAATAGAACATGGCGGCGATCCGGGGGCGCTGTTCGACGAAGTCCCAGAGGACACCGACCAGATTGTTTGTCTCGCGATGGTGTGCTTTCCATTCGTACCCGGTCATGCAGGCGATTCGCGGGTCGCCAAGCTCTGGACGCTGTATACCTCTGGCGCGGCATACCTTAGGGCTTGGTACGCTACCGCACGTCGCCTTCACCTCGATTCCGCCGGATGCAAACGGGCTGAATGGTCCCTTTTCGTTCATCCGGTCTCGAAGCCGCTCAAGCTCCCGACGCCCCCGTCCGTCCATCAGAAGAAGATCAGGGTAGCCGTCCTGGTGCGGGTTCAATCGGAACAGACCGTCGCTCGACCGAGCGATACCTGTTGCCACCAGTTCACCCACGAAGGCGCTCAAGTTACGGAGTCCCAGCACTCGTGCGATGTCGAGGTCGGCGGCGTACATATCGTCGATGAATCCGTGCGCCAGGTCGATCGAACCTCTCAGGACGGAGATCGGGAACGGGACGAACGCGCCCCCTCCTCGGGCAAGGCCGACGCGCTCCGAGTCGCTCACGACATAATCGGCGGGGAACCGGAGCCCCGTCTGCGATGGCCCACGAAGCAGGTCTTGCACTCGTACGTCGAGGCAGTCAGCCAACTTCTCAAGAGTACCCAGGGTCGGACTCTTGAGGCCCCGTTCCAGTTGGCTGACGTAGGTACGATCAAGCCCCGCAGCAGCCGCTAGTCGTTCTTGGCTGAGACCGGTCCGATCACGGTAGTGGCGAAGGGCATCCGGGAAGATGCTTGAGGCGTGCATTTAAGCGCTTATCGTATTCGGCTGCCGCCCTGACATCCACGGACTATAGTCTACGGACACCTTTGCGAGCGGCTGGGGAATTCGCTATCCTTCGGAGGTGCCGCGTGGCCTTGGCGACTAGGACCGGCGGGCCGGGGCGGACGGCTGTTGGCGGAACCCGAACCGCCGTCTGCTAGCGATGGCTGCACCGGCGGGAGAGCAGAAAGCGGATCAAGCTGGCCGAGGGTGGGGGACAAGGATGGAGGACATGACCACAGCCGACGCGACGGCGATCAGCCTTTTTTCGTCCGGTGGCATCGGCGATCTCGCCTTGCGCCGGGCCGGGTTCAACATCCTGGTGTCGAACGAGATCCGTGCAGACAGACACGCGGTCTTCTCATTCAACTTCCCCGACGCCCACTCCATCACGGCTGACATATGGGACGCCGTTGACGAGGTGGAGCGACACACGCGTCGCCGAATGGGTCCGCACGGTCTGACCCTCCTCTACGCTACGCCCCCGTGCCAAGGGATGTCGAAGAACGGGCGCGGAAAGCTGCTTTCCGCGATTCGCGCGGGCCGCAAGCCAAAGTTCGACGAGCGGAACCGTCTCATCGTCCCCACCATGGAATTGGCGCGTCGACTCCGGCCGGAAATCGTGCTGCTAGAGAACGTCCCGGAGATGAAGGACACCGTGATCCTGGACGAAGACGGCGAACCGCGTGGAATCCTAGACTTCGTTTCGGAGGCTCTTGGGCCAGGGTACATGGGCGGTGGGGAGGTCGTGGAATTCGCGAACTACGGCGTGCCCCAACGACGACAGCGACTCATAACGGTGTTTTCTCGGAACGACCGTTTGAAGGACTGGTGGTCTGCTCAGCGGTCGTTCATGCCGCGAAAGACGCACACCGAAGGTGCGCTACCGGGCACCCACCCTTGGGTAACCGTCCGAGACGCGATAGCGGACGTGCCGCCGCTCGACGCGCGGTGTGCCGAGTCGGCCGTGTCCGACGTTCCCTTTCATCGCGTTCCGCTGCTGGACGAGATGAAGTACTGGTGGGTATCGAACACGCCGCCGGAACGAAGCGCTTTCGACAACCAATGTGTCGAGTGCGGATTCACCGGGAACCCCACGCATCTGGCCCGGCGTGACCGGAACGGCATCAATCGGGCGTCCCGATCCACGCCGCTCCATTGCGAGCGCTGTGGAGGATTGCTGCCACGTCCGAGCGTTGAGCGAGACGGGCAGCGTCAGTTGATGCGGGGCTACACGTCCGCCTACAAGAGGATGGCGTACGACAAACCCGCGAGTACGCTGACGCGAAACCTGTCGTATGCGTGCAGCGACAACAAGCTGCACCCCGACCAAAACCGCTGCCTCTCGCTCCACGAGGCGTTCCGGGTGCATTCCCTTGACCGGTATGACTACGAATGGGGGCGGGCGGACGGGAGGACGGTGAGGGACGGTACGATCAGAGACATCATCGGCGAGAGCATCCCGCCAGCGGGCTTTCAAGCGATAGTAGATCACTTGCGGGATATCCGCGAGGGGACGGCCTTCGGCGATCAATCGTCGATGGGAGGGCTGTGGGCGTTCGTGGGCGAGCCTAGCGTAGCATCCAACGCATGAAGCGAGCCAGTCGCGACATCCTTACTGGCCCCGAGCGCAGCGAGCGGATGAGTCGAGTCCGCTCGAAGGATACGAAACTCGAGATTCGGGTGCGTCGACTCGTTCACGGAATGGGCTACCGCTACCGGCTGCACAGTACTGATCTGCCGGGCCGGCCTGATCTCGTGTTTCGACCTCGCCGCAAGGTGATTTTTGTGCATGGGTGCTTCTGGCATCGGCATGACAGCTGCGCGAAGAATCGGCTCCCGAAATCGCCGGAGCGACGCGAGTACTGGAGGAACAAACTCAATGGCAACGCCCGGCGTGACCGGTTGGTTCAAGCCACCCTGCGAGACATGGGTTGGCGCGTATTGGTTGTCTGGGAGTGCGAGACCAAGGATCTGGACGATTTGGCTGAGCGAATCGAGACGTTTCTCGGATAGACCGGACGATTCGCGCCCGCCGAGTCAACCTTACCGGCAAACGCCCTCCTGGGATGCCGACTCGATAAACCGCCCCGCCGAAGGTGTTCGACCACGCTTGAGAGTCCTGCCGATTGGCTCCGGTTTTCCCGCTCTTGAGGTAACGGCCCGGCGGTGTCCAACCCCAACGGCAGGAGTGGCAGATCCCGCAGTCCCGGTTAGACTTCAGAAGCCCACACACGAGGAAAGAGTGAATCCGGCGTTAGCGGTCTCCACCTATCGCTCCAGTCAACCAAGCGGCCTCGGTCGGCGTCGGTACCGTCAAGGTCTAGTCTTGTGCCCCACGATCCTTCACGTTTCGGATCTGCACCGAACAGCGGGACTCTGGGCGGCTTCGTGTATCTGAATACAGCGTACAAAGATGTCCGGTAAGCCCTGGCCCACGGCAATCGATCTCTTCTCGGGCGCGGGCTCGGCGACCGCGGCTCTGAAGGCTGCCCATTTCCGAGTGCTCGCCGCAGTGGACAACGATCCGGCAGCCTGCGCCACTTACCGGCTAAACCACCCAACCGTGCGCATGTTCGAGCAGGACATCCGCGAGCTCGACCCGGCCCTGCTAGAGCGCGAGTGCCTGCGCGGAGCAGATCTCGACCTTGTCGTCATCTGCGCTCCCTGCCAGCCGTTCAGCAGTCAGAATCGTCACCGGCACGGCGATCGGCGCTCGGACCTGCTCGTTGAGGCCGCTCGCTTCGTTGCGGCATTGCGCCCCAAAGTCGTCTTCGTCGAGAACGTTCCCGGACTAGCGGCCGAGCGTCACGGTCACCTTCTCGACGCTTTCGAGGAAACCTGCGGGACCGAGTACGCCTTCACCAAACCCCTACGCGTCGACGCCGCCGACTACGCGGTCCCCCAGCGCCGTGTCCGCTGTGTCCTGATGGCGTCCCGCGGTCCCCAACCGCCTACGCTGCCGGACGCGTTGACCCCCGTCGGGAGGCGCCGCACCGTCCGCGACGCCATCGCGCGCCTCCCCGAACTCGCCGCCGGCGAACGCGACCCTGCCGACCCGTTGCACGCAGCCCGCCGCCACCAAGCGATCGCCCTGAAGCGCCTACGTGCCATCCCGAGGGACGGAGGCAGCCGCAGTTCCCTTCCCGAGTCCCTCGCCCTACGCTGTCACAAGCGGCCCAACTCCTACCCGGACGTCTACGGCCGCATGGCCTGGGACGATGTCGCGCCCACGCTCACTACCGGCTGTACGGATGTCACGCGCGGCAGGTTCGCCCATCCGGACCAGGACCGGGCAATCACGCCGCGGGAAGCCGCCCTCATCCAGACCTTCCCGCGGAAATACTCGTTCTCCGGCGGCTCCGGCGTCGTGGCAACGCAGATAGGCAACGCACTTCCGTTCGCGCTGATGCACGCCCTCGCCCCCACGCTCCGTACCGCCATCCGAGCCGTTTCGTGATAAAGAACCTCACCGATGCCCAGAGCGAGGCCGTCAACTTCGACTCGGGCGACCCCTCCAACCTCCTCATCCTTGCGTGTGCCGGCAGCGGTAAGACCGAAACGCTGGCATGTCGGGCCGCGCAAATGGTTCAGGACGGCGTTCCCCGGGGATCGATCGTCGCGTTTACCTTCACCGAACACGCTGCCGCCGAACTCAAACACCGCATCCGGCGGCGCGTCGAGGAGGCCAACCCCGACGAGCCCGCGCTCGGCGATATGTACGTCGGCACCATTCACGCCTACTGCCTGCGGGTCCTCCGCAAACGAGTTCCCGGCCGCCGGATTTTCGAGGTCATGGACGAGACCCGTCAGGCGGCTCTCATCGCCGCCAACTTCGTGCGGTTCCCAGGCGGCGATGGCATCGGTCTCGATCGGCTCCGTACCCGAACCCGTTCCGGCACGTACGGCGAGACCCTGAACACGTTTCTCGCCACGCTGAACGTGATCCACCAGCAAGAGATCGACATCGACAATATCGGCGACCCCGTCCTCGCGAGCGCGGTGGACCGCTACCGCGAGATCGCCCACGGCGATCCGAACTACTTCTTCGACTTCAACAACATCATCGACACGACGATCGATTTGCTCCGATCGGACTCCGACGTCCTGAAGGAGATTCGGGCGGAACTCCGGCATCTCTTCGTGGACGAGTACCAGGACGTCGACGACAGGCAGGAGGAACTTATCCGCCTGCTCACCGACGGCGGGCACAATCCCACCCTGACGGTCGTCGGAGACGACGACCAGGCCCTCTATGGTTTTCGGGGCGCGAAGGTCGACAACATCCTCGACTTCGAGCGCGAGTATCCGAACGTCCGCGTGGTGCGCCTCGAGGACAACTTCCGGTCCACACATGCCATAGTCTCCATCGCCGACGAAGCTGTCCGACGTGTCTCTAGGCGCATACGCAAGGAGCCCAAGGCACGTCTGAGAGCCGAGCCCGACGGTCCGCTCGAGGAGCGCTTCGCTGAGCCGGGCGACATACTTCTGGAGACGTTCCCATCCGAAGAAGCCGAAGCCCGGTGGGTCGCCGAGCGTATCGAAGCCGTCCGCGGCACTCGGTTTGTAGAGAACGACGGGACCGAGCGCGGCCTCGACTACGGCGACATGGCCATCCTTCTGCGCAGCGTTCGCGGCGCGGGCGCGCATTTCGCCGAGGCTCTGCGCGCCCGCGGGATACCGGTCGTCGTCACCGGCACGGGCGGCCTTTTCCACAACGAAGAAGTCCGTCTCGTCCAAGCCGCCTTCTCGCTCCTGGCACGAGCCGACTTCGCGTTACCGAACGAGTCGGGAGGCGGCATCCGCCTGCTGTCCACTGCCGAGACCCGCGAATTCGTGCGCGGCGCCGTTTCCGCGCTCCGCGACAGCGGGCGCCTCGGCGAGTCCGCCAACTCTACGCACCTGCTCTCCTGGCTCGATCAAAAGCGCGCGGAACTCGACCAACGCGCCGTCGCCCGAACCGAGCGGTCACGCGGCCTCGGCGCCAGGATCTACCCGCAGGAAATCTTCCAGCAAATGCTGCGGGAACTCGGTGCCAAGGAGGACCCCTGGCCGGAAAGCACGATGTTCAACCTCGGCGCCTTCAGCAATCTGCTCACCCAATTCGAGCGCGTCCACCAATGGATCACACCCGCCCGGTTGAAGAGCCTCGTCCTCTTCCTGTCCAACTGGGCCACGCGTCATGTAGACGAAGGCGGCGTCAGCGAACCGGCTGCGCTGAACTCCGTCAAGA comes from the Candidatus Palauibacter soopunensis genome and includes:
- a CDS encoding DNA cytosine methyltransferase: MSGKPWPTAIDLFSGAGSATAALKAAHFRVLAAVDNDPAACATYRLNHPTVRMFEQDIRELDPALLERECLRGADLDLVVICAPCQPFSSQNRHRHGDRRSDLLVEAARFVAALRPKVVFVENVPGLAAERHGHLLDAFEETCGTEYAFTKPLRVDAADYAVPQRRVRCVLMASRGPQPPTLPDALTPVGRRRTVRDAIARLPELAAGERDPADPLHAARRHQAIALKRLRAIPRDGGSRSSLPESLALRCHKRPNSYPDVYGRMAWDDVAPTLTTGCTDVTRGRFAHPDQDRAITPREAALIQTFPRKYSFSGGSGVVATQIGNALPFALMHALAPTLRTAIRAVS
- a CDS encoding very short patch repair endonuclease; amino-acid sequence: MKRASRDILTGPERSERMSRVRSKDTKLEIRVRRLVHGMGYRYRLHSTDLPGRPDLVFRPRRKVIFVHGCFWHRHDSCAKNRLPKSPERREYWRNKLNGNARRDRLVQATLRDMGWRVLVVWECETKDLDDLAERIETFLG
- a CDS encoding ATP-dependent DNA helicase produces the protein MIKNLTDAQSEAVNFDSGDPSNLLILACAGSGKTETLACRAAQMVQDGVPRGSIVAFTFTEHAAAELKHRIRRRVEEANPDEPALGDMYVGTIHAYCLRVLRKRVPGRRIFEVMDETRQAALIAANFVRFPGGDGIGLDRLRTRTRSGTYGETLNTFLATLNVIHQQEIDIDNIGDPVLASAVDRYREIAHGDPNYFFDFNNIIDTTIDLLRSDSDVLKEIRAELRHLFVDEYQDVDDRQEELIRLLTDGGHNPTLTVVGDDDQALYGFRGAKVDNILDFEREYPNVRVVRLEDNFRSTHAIVSIADEAVRRVSRRIRKEPKARLRAEPDGPLEERFAEPGDILLETFPSEEAEARWVAERIEAVRGTRFVENDGTERGLDYGDMAILLRSVRGAGAHFAEALRARGIPVVVTGTGGLFHNEEVRLVQAAFSLLARADFALPNESGGGIRLLSTAETREFVRGAVSALRDSGRLGESANSTHLLSWLDQKRAELDQRAVARTERSRGLGARIYPQEIFQQMLRELGAKEDPWPESTMFNLGAFSNLLTQFERVHQWITPARLKSLVLFLSNWATRHVDEGGVSEPAALNSVKIMTVHAAKGLEWPVVFLPRISSRVFPSSLRTRPPETFLPPGSYDTGPYVGGDDGERRLWYVALTRCAKFLHISSLDRHRTRPTPYFREIVHPCAFPPGSEPPEHAHIEPTPPADSNLLQTTYSDLAAFRRCEREYQLRALMDFSPGVGEQFGYGQRIHDILAEVHNRAIGGETITADVIRDLVARRFRLRYTRGKPFYILRDAAERALVRYVARAGDALSRARAAEKPFELVDRESDALIAGVVDLLERPEEADESAPPSQREIIGLVDFKASRIGTVEEYEATVEAAREQLQLYAVGVGYAFGMESAKATARILSPKPLPDEVTASGRDEWIKVAVDREAQEAAEAKLFDTVSQLRERLQNRDFPTSGASGGKCGRCDFQTFCPGYDEFVAEGGSAATNTPAEEVERETDLLAEDADARSTP
- a CDS encoding DNA cytosine methyltransferase, which encodes MTTADATAISLFSSGGIGDLALRRAGFNILVSNEIRADRHAVFSFNFPDAHSITADIWDAVDEVERHTRRRMGPHGLTLLYATPPCQGMSKNGRGKLLSAIRAGRKPKFDERNRLIVPTMELARRLRPEIVLLENVPEMKDTVILDEDGEPRGILDFVSEALGPGYMGGGEVVEFANYGVPQRRQRLITVFSRNDRLKDWWSAQRSFMPRKTHTEGALPGTHPWVTVRDAIADVPPLDARCAESAVSDVPFHRVPLLDEMKYWWVSNTPPERSAFDNQCVECGFTGNPTHLARRDRNGINRASRSTPLHCERCGGLLPRPSVERDGQRQLMRGYTSAYKRMAYDKPASTLTRNLSYACSDNKLHPDQNRCLSLHEAFRVHSLDRYDYEWGRADGRTVRDGTIRDIIGESIPPAGFQAIVDHLRDIREGTAFGDQSSMGGLWAFVGEPSVASNA
- a CDS encoding relaxase/mobilization nuclease domain-containing protein yields the protein MIPKINGLGRSFAGVAAYCLHDAPEPDDRRPRTSERVGWADTRNLATFRPERAARLMAATAKAAPDLKRLAGGSRGGRKLAKPVLHYSLSWAQDETPDKGEMSRAVDGSLEALGLDGHEALIVAHEDTRHPHVHVIANRVDPETGKAATLGNSKLRLSRWAEGYEREQGRIRCERRVENNERRRAGQQLLRPAGERPRHWARIRREGMQPGRARRTRKPRREDQINMEAWRHGEAEAWEAVADGRESSFRHLETRARKEWAELHKRQEEMRQRLDRESRTVLGRLRIWRLDRSLRELTGAIRGREDLVKGWREDLDRYHKGERAELGKAHGERAQEIERGWRKFYRSRLVDAERSAWAVRERMRERYETRERDRTITRIVVPRPPRPRGPERGGGGFER